The genomic window GGGGTAATAGCAGACGCCGAGGGTCTGGGCGGGGCGTGCGGAAGCGGGCATGGGTTGGTGTCCTTGCAAAGCGTCGGATGAAAAGGGTGTCAGGGCAGGCGGGTGCCGTCGGCGGCAAAGAGATGGGCGCGCTCAGGCCGGATGCCGACGGTGATCTGCCCGCCGGGGCGATCTTCGCTTGCGTCTTCCGGGCGGGCGACGATCACCGGCGCGTCGCCCTTGGTTTCGGCATAGGCGTAGCTCAGCGCGCCGAGGCGTTCGATCACGTCGATGGTGAGGGTGAGATTGCCCTCGGGCAGCGGCGCAGGGGCGAAGTGCTCGGGCCTTATGCCGAGCGTCACGGCAGCGCCGTGGGGCAGGGCTTTCGCCTGCGGCAGGGCAAGGCGGCATTCCGGGTGCGCTTCCAGCGTCACCTGGCCCGCACCGGTGACGGTGCCTTCAAAGAAATTCATCATCGGCGAGCCGATGAAGCCCGCCACGAAGCGGTTGGCGGGGCGGTGGTAGAGATCCAGCGGCGCGCCGACCTGCTCGATGCGCCCGTCGCGCAGCACGACGATGCGGTCGGCCAGCGTCATGGCTTCCGTCTGATCGTGGGTGACATAGATCATCGTCGCGCCCAATTCGCCGTGCAGGCGGGCGATCTCCACCCGCATCTTCACGCGCAACTCGGCGTCGAGGTTGGAGAGCGGCTCATCGAACAGGAATACATCCGGCTCGCGCACGATGGCGCGACCGATGGCGACGCGCTGGCGTTGCCCGCCGGACAGCGCCTTGGGCAGGCGGGCGAGCAGCGGGGCGAGCTGCAGCACATCAGCGGCGGAGCGCACGCGCGTCTCGGTCTCGGGCTTGGCGTGGCCTGTCATGCGCATGCCGAAGCCCATGTTGGCCTCCACGCTCATATGCGGGTAGAGCGCATAGGTCTGGAACACCATGGCCACGCCGCGTTCGCCCGGCTCGGTGTCGTTCATGCGGGTGGCGCCGATCTGCAGCTCGCCGCCGGAGATGTCCTCCAGCCCGGCGATCATGCGCAGCAGTGTGGATTTCCCGCAGCCGGAGGGGCCGACGAAGACGACGAACTCACCGTCCTCCACCGTCAGATCCGCGCCGTGGATCACGGCATGGGCGCCGTAGGATTTTCTGAGCCCTTGCAGGGTGACCGATGCCATGGGGGCGCTCCTTACTTGATGGCCCCGGCGGTGATGCCGGACATGAAATAGCGTTGCAGGAAGACGAAGACGGCGAGCATCGGCGTGGTGAGCAGCACCGCCCCCACCATGATGCCGCCCCAGCTCACTTCGGTGATGCCGATCAGCGAGCCAAGCGCGACGGGGGCCGTCATCATGGCCGGGTCATTGGCGATCAGCAGCGGCCAGAGGTAATTGTTCCAGCTGTGCAGGAAGAGGATGATGCCGAGCGCGGCCAGCGTGGGGCGGGCGAGCGGCAGGGCGACGTAGAAGAAGATGCGCCATTCGCTGACGCCCTCCACGCGGGCGGCGTCAAACAGATCGGCGGGCATCATCGAAAACGCCTGCCGCATGAACAGAACTCCGAGCGAGTTGAACAGCGGCGGCACGATCAGCGCGACCCATGTGTCGGAGAGGCCGAAATCGCGCGCCACCATGATGAACTGCGGAATGACGACGACGAAATAGGGCAGGGTCATCGTGCCGAGGATGATGGCGATCACCGCGCCGCGCCCGTGGAAGCGGTAGCGCGCCAGTGCCCAGCCCGCCATGGAGGTGAGCGCCATGGAGAGCACGGTGTAAACGCTGGCCACAACCACGGAAACGAAGATGGTGCGCACGAAATCCAGATCGGCCTGCAGCTTGCGGAAGTTTTCAAGGAACTGATCCGACGGGATCAGCTCGATCCGGGGCGAGAAGATCGCCTCATCGCCCATGGTGGCAAAGACGAGCATCATCCAGATCGGCAGCAGCCAGAGCAGTGCCAGCGGCACCAGCACGGCGTGCAGCGCGAGCGCGCGCAGGCGCAGGGTCTTGGAGCGGGATGTCATGTGCGGTCCCTCCCGAGCCAGAGGTTCAGGGCAGCAATGGCGACCGCCAGCATCGCGATGGTGTAGGCGATGGCGGAGGCGTAGCCGAAGTTGAGGTTCAGGAAACCCTGCCGATAGAGGTAGAGGCCGAGGGTTTCGGTGCCGCCGCCGGGGCCGCCCTGGTTGGTGATCAGGTAGGGCTCCACGAACATCTGCATCGAGCCGATGACGGAGAGCACGAGGCAAAACAGGATGATCGGGCGCAGAAGCGGCAGGGTGATGTGGAAGAACTGCTGGCGCGGGGTGACGCGGTCCAGCGTGGCGGCCTCGTAGACATCCTCGGGGATGGATTGCAGGCCCGACAGGATGATGATCGCGTTATAGCCGACCCAGCGCCACGTCACGGCGACGATGATCACCGCCATGGCGGCGTCGGGATCGCCGAACCAGTTGAGCGCGGGCAGGCCGACGCTTTCGAACATCTTGTTCACGATGCCGAACTCGGCGTTGAACATCAGCCGGAAGACGGCAGCATAGGCGGCCTCGCCGATCACCACCGGCGCAAAGAAGGCAAAGCGCATCAGCCCGCGGGCGCGCAGCAAGGGCGAGTTCAGGAAGACCGCCAGCAGCGTGGCCAGCGTGAGCATCACCGGCACCTGAATCACAAGGATGGTGAGCGTGTTTTCCAGCGCGTTCCAATAGGCCGGATCCTGTACCACGCGGCCCCATGTCATGCCCGGGTTGAAGCTCCACGGCGCGCGCCGGGTGGACATGAAGGAGAGGTAGAAAGAGTAGAGGATCGGCCAGCACCAGAACACCGCGAAGATCGCGAGGTAGGGCGCAAGGAAGCCGTAAGCCACTTTGGTTCTGAGGCGCATTGTCTTTGGTCCGGGTCAGGGGTGCCGGCGGGCAATCGGGAGGACGCCCGCCGGGCTGGATCACTTCGCGATGGGCAGGCCCGTGGCGAAGCTGATCTGCTTGGCGGCATCGTCGAGCGCGGATTGTGCGCTTTCATGCTCGCCCTTGATGTAGGCGATCTGGGTGGCCTGGATCACCTGATCGGCGTCGCCGAAGAAGGGGGTGCCGGTGGCGGGCTTGATCTTGTCGAGCCGGCCCAGCACCGTTTCCCAGACGGTCTGATCCGCGTAGAAGGGGTGCGGTTCCTTCACGAAGGGATCCTCCAGCGCGCTCAGCAGCGAGGGCACCAGCCCGTATTCGCGCAGCATGGTGATCTGGCCCTCGTTCGTGCCCAGCGTATAGGCGAGGTACTTGTAGGCCGCGTCTTTCTGGTCGCTGTTGTCGGCGATCGCCAGCAGCGAGCCGCCCACGTTGGCCGCGCGGCTGCCGCCTTCGGCGACTGTCGGCATCAGGGTGACGCCCCAGAGGCCTGCCTGCTCGGCCGGGACGTTGTCGCGCAGGGTGCCGTCAAACCACGCGCCGTTCATCGCCGTGGCCACGACGCCCGCGCCCGCGTTCTGCACGCGCTCGCTGAAATCGCCCGCCGTCACCAAGCCGTCATTGACCATGCGGCCCAGCACCTCCAGCGCGGCCACGCAGCCCGGCTGGTTCACGGTGATGCTTTCGCCATCCTCCGAGAAGTAGCCGCAGCCCTGCTCGTTGGCGATCATGCGGAACCATTCCGCGCCGCCGTTGAGGTTGTCGTTGGACATGGTGACGCCGGGGTTGGCTTCCATGATCTTCTTGCCCGCAGCGTGGAAATCCTCCCAGGTGACAACGCTTTCGGGATCGACGCCCGCGTTCTTATAGAAGTCACGGCGGTAGAAGAGCACGGCCGGGCCGGTGTCCCACGGCATCCCGATCACCCGCTCGCCATCGCGCAGGGCGGTGAGTTTGAAATCGGGGAAGCCGGCCTGTTTGTCGGCGTCAAAGCCCAGCGGCACCAGATCGGTGGCGCAATCGGGGAACTGTGCCTTGATCAGCTCCATCTCGATGTTCTGGAACTGGAACACATCCGGCAGGCCCGTGCCCCCGGCGGCGCAGGCGGCCAGCACGCGGCTTTTCACCTGCGAGTAGCCAAGATTTTCCACGGTGACCTTGATGTCCGGGTTCTCGGCGTTGAAGCCCGCCACGGTGGCGTCCAGCGCCTTGGCGGCGACACCCCAGCCCCAGACGGTGATTTCGGTTTCCGCCGTGGCCGCAGCCGGAGCCGCAAGGCTGATGGCTGCCACGACGCTTGCAGTGAATCGTTTCATTTCGAGTTCCTCCCCCTGTCTGATACGATCGATGAGAACGTGAACATGCCTGAGTCCGAGGGGGACGTCTCATCCGTGGGGAAGCGCGAGTCACCAGATCGTAAGATCGTCGAAAAAAGATTGTGGGATCCGGCGGGCAGCACCGTGGAGCAGTTGCCCAACGAGATCATCCTTGGCCGCGGGCACCCGGCGATCATGCAATCGCAGCACTGGCACGCGCAGATCGAGATCAACTACGCAAGGCGCGGCAGCGTGTTTTACGAGATGCACGGCTTCCCGATGGAGATCCCCGAGGGCCATATGGCGGTGTTCTGGGGTGGGCTGCCGCATCGCCTGAGCGATTGCGCCGCCGATGGCGAGATGGAGGCGATTCATCTGCCGCTCTTGCAGTTCTTCCGCCTGCGCCTGCCGGATTCCTTACGCGAAGCCCTCATGCGCGGCGGCGCGCTGATCACCAAGGCCCCCCATGCGGAGGATCACCTCGCCTTTGCCCGCTGGGCGGATTACTTTCGCTCCGGCGATCCGGCGGCGCGGATCATCGCCACCGAGGAGATGCTGCTGCGCATCGAACGGCTGGTGCTTGCGCCCTACGAGGTGCGCTGCCCGCCTGCGGCCGGGGAATCGGCCTCGGAAGCGCCGGATCAGCCCAGCTTTGACAGGATCGGCTCCATGCTTGAATTCATGAGCCGCCATTTCAAGGATGAGATCGACGCCTCCTCCATCGCCAGCTCGGCGCAGATTCACCCGAAATACGCGATGAGCGTGTTTCGCAAATCCACCGGGATGACGCTCAACCAATATGTGCTGCTGCTGCGGCTTTCCTATGCGCAGGCGCTCCTGATGCAGGGGGAGGACTCCATCGTGGACATCGCGATGGACTCGGGCTTCGGCTCGCTGTCGCATTTCAACCGGGTGTTTCGCAAACACACCGGCGCAAGCCCGTCGGATTTCCGCCGCGCCCATGGAAGCCGTTTGCAAACAAGCGCTTAAGCCCGCTTTCGCCGCGCCGCGTTGACGCTCCCGGCCTGCCGGTGGGTGGCGCTTTTCTGCGCGCGGGCTTGGGCGCTCGCGTGATCTTACCATCTGCACAGCTCACCTTACCCGGAGGCGAGACAAGCGCGCAGGCCTGAGGCAGCGTCGCGCCTGCTGCGTATGACTGTCACTACCGAAAAATATATGAAAAATCATTTGCGCATATAAAAGTAATTTGCGCATATGGGATTCGACTCGCCTGTGTGGCCCGTTTCGGCCCGGTGACACGCGCGTCTGCCCGCATTCGGGCATCACCAGAGGGAGGAGAGACCCATGAAGAAGATTTTCGCCGCGATCACCACGATCGCGCTTGCCACCGCGTCCAGCGTCTATGCCGAGGGCATCAAGATCGGCCTGTCGGTGGACCAGCTGTTTGAAAGCCGCGTGGCGGTGAACAACGGCATCAAGGCCGAGGCCGCCGACCGCGGCTACGAGGTGGTTGAGGTGGTGGCCGATGGCGACGCCCAGCAGCAGAACGCGCAGATCCAGTCGCTCATCGCGCAGGATGTGGACGCGATCCTCGTCTGCGCCGTGGACCAGAACACCATCGAGCGCGCCCTGATCGCCGCGCAGCGCGCCGGGATCCCGGTTGTCGCCTATGACCGCGATCTGCCCGACAGCCGCGTGGTGCAGGCCTTCGTCGGCCCGGATTCGCTGTTTGATGGTCGCCTGGCCGGCGAATACACCGCCAAGGCGCTGGCCGGTGTGGAAGGCGAGATCACCATCGTCGAGCTGATCGGCGCGCTGAACGATCAGAACGGCATCGACCGCTCCAAGGGCTTCCGCGAAGGCATCGCAACGCTTGAGAACGTGAAGCTGATCGAAGTGCCGACCGATTGGGATTCCGCCCGCGCGCTCTCCGGCACCCAGAACGCCATTCAGGCCAACCCGGACGTGAAGGCCGTGTTCGCCGCCACCGACACCCACATCCCGGCGGTGGAAACCGTACTGACGGACACCGGCAAGCTGATGAAGCTGGGCGAAGAGGGCCATGTGGTTGTGACCGGCGTGAACGGCTCCAACGATGGCTATCAGGCCGTTGTCGGCGGCGTGGCGGACGGTTTCGTGGTGATGGGCACCGAGGCGACGGGCCGCAAGGCGGTTGCGCTGGTGGCCGACATCCTCGCGGGCAATGCCGTTGAGCGCATCAACGTGATCCCCGGCGATTTCTACACGATGGCCGATGCCGAGGCCAACAAGGCCAAGATCTGGGGCGCGAAGTAATTCGCGCACCGATCCGCGGGGTGCGCCGCCTTCCCGGCGCGCCCCGCTTTCGCCTTTCCGTACGTTTCCTGAATGCCCGGTGCCACCGCCATGCTGCCCAAGGCCATCGCCGCCCTGAAATCCTACCCCGCCGTGCCGGTGGTGCTTCTGCTGCTGGCGCTGTTCTCTGCCGCCTCGCCCTATTTTGCCACAGCTGGCAATATCGAGGCGATGCTGGGCGCGAATGCCGTAGTGCTGATCGCCGCCGTGGGGATGACGTTCGTTTTCCTGATCGGCGGCATTGATCTTTCGATCTCAACCGTGATCAGCGCCTCCGCCGTGCTGGCCGGGATCGTGATGGCGCAGACGGGCAGCATCCCGCTGGGCGTGCTCACTGCCGTGGCCGTGGGTGCGGGCTTTGGCCTGCTGAACGGCGTGCTGATCGGCTATTTCAAACTGACCCCTTTCATCACCACCATGGCCACGCAGCTGATCGCGCGCGGGCTGGCTTTCGTGATGAGCGAGGGCATCGCGGTGAAGGGCACGCCCTACGGGTTGCTCGATTTCGGCTTTCTTCTGTGGTTCGGCCTGCCCGCCGTCATGGTGGTGGCGCTGGCCATCGCGGGCGGCGGTGCGGTGGTGCTGGGCCACAGCACATGGGGCCGCCACGTGATGCTGACGGGCTCCAACCCCTCGGCCGCGCGCTACGCCGGGCTGAACGTGGCCCGCATCGAATGCGAGGTCTACTTGCTCTCCGGCGTGCTGGCCGGGGTGGCGGGGTTTGTCTCCATCGCCAATCTCGGCAACGCGATCCCCGGCGTGGGCGACACGCTGTTGCTGATCATCATCGGCGCGGTGGTGCTGGGCGGCACCAGCATGACGGGCGGCGAAGGCAGCATCGGGCGCACCGTGCTGGGCGTCGCGCTGCTGGCGGTACTCACGAGCGGGCTGAACCTGATGGGCATTCCCTTCTACGACCAGCTCATCATTCAGGGCGTGCTGATCTTCCTTGGCACATGGGTCGCCATGAAACTGAGCGGCCGGAGGGCCCTGTGATGCTGCAATCCCTACCCGCGGCTGAGACGCCCGCCACCACGGCCCCCGTTCTGGAGGTGCGCCACCTGTCCAAGGCCTTCGCGGGCAAGACGGTGGTGGATGACGTTTCCTTCGCGCTGCACCCCGGCGAGGCCATCGCGCTGGTGGGGGAAAACGGCGCGGGCAAATCCACCACGAAGAACATGCTCTGCGGGCTGCTGACGCCCACCAAGGGCGAGATCCGCATCGCGGGCACGCCGGTGCCGCCGGGCGAAGGCGCGCGGCCCGGGATTTCCGCCGTCCACCAGGAGCTTTCGCTCTTCGGCGCGCTTTCGGTGGCCGAAAACATCTGCATCTCCGATCTGCCGGGCCGCCCGGCGCGCATCGACTGGCGCGCGGCAGAGGCCGTGGCGGAAGAGCAGCTGGGCATCCTCGGCATCAAGATCGACCCCCGCGCGCTGGTGGAAACGCTTGGCGCGGGGCATCAGCAGGTGGTGGAGATCGCCAAGGCCCTGCGCCACGCCGACCGGGTGCTGATCCTCGATGAGCCGACAACCTCGCTCACTGCGCTGGAGCGCGAAAAGCTCTTTGCCATCGTCGACATGCTGAAGGCGCGTGGGGTGGCGATCATCTTCATTTCCCACTTCATGGAGGAGATCTACCGCCTTTGCGAAAGCTTCATCGTGCTGCGCGACGGCAAGCAGGTGGGGCAGGGGCGGCTGGCGGATGTCTCGCGGCGGCAGCTGGAAGAGATGATGGTGGGCCGGGCGATGGCGGATGCCACGCTCGATCTGGGCGCGCACGGTGCGGAGGAGATCCTGCGCGTGGAAGGTTTGAGCTCCGCCGATTTCCACGACATCAGCTTCGCCCTGCGCCGGGGTGAGATTCTGGGCATATCCGGCCTTATGGGGGCCGGGCGCACGGAGCTGGCCGAGGCGATCTTCGGCCTGCGCCCCTCTGGCGGGGCGATCACCGTGAAGGGCGCGCCCGTGCCCCGCGCCACCGTGGCCGGGATGAAGGCGCGCGGCATGTGCTACGTGCCGGAAGATCGCCGACGAAACGGGCTGTTCCTGAACCGCCCTGTGCGCGAGAACCTCTCGGCGGCGGCGCTGAAGGCCTTCGTGAAACGCAAGCTGGGCTTTGGCGGCGAGCGCGCCGTGGCGGAGGGCATCGTGGAAACGCGCGGCATCGCCGTGCCCCATGTGGAAAACCCGGTCGGCGATCTGTCGGGCGGCAACCAGCAGAAGGTGCTGATCGCGCGCTGGCTGGCGATGGCCCCCGATATCCTGATCCTCGATGAGCCCACCAAGGGCGTGGACATCGGCGCGAAGTTCGACATTCACGCCGCCGTGGCCGAACTGGCGCGGCAGGGGCGCGGCGTGCTGATCGTCTCCTCCGATCTGCCGGAGCTTCTGCACACCACCCACCGCCTGCTGGTGATGCGCAAGGGGCGGATTGCGGGCAGCTTCCAGCGCGAGGATTACGACGCGGTGAAGATCATTTCCCTTGCCGCCAGCACGGGTGAAGCCGGAGAGCAGACATGAGTGGCCAATCCCGCAAGAACCCGCTGACACGGCAGAAATGGATGCCGATCCTGCTGGCCACGCTGGGGCTGGCCGCGCTGCTTTCGGTGGCGGCACCTGCGTTCCTGTCGTTTGCCAACATGCAATCCATCCTCGTGCAGGCCAGCGTCACCGCGATCATGGCCATCGGCATGACCTTCGTCATCACCACGGCCGGGATCGACATCTCGGTGGGCGCGATCCTCTTCTTCACGTCGGCGCTCTTCGCCAAGCTGATGCTGGAGACCGGCAGCTACCCGCTGGCTTTCGCCGCGGCCATGCTCTGCGCGACGCTCTTGGGGGCGCTCAACGGCCTGCTGATCGTGCGCTTTCGCGTTTCGCCGCTGATCACCACGCTGGCGACCTATTCGATCTATCGCGGCGCGGCGATCCACCTGACGGAGGCGCAGAACATCCCGGTGCCGCGCGAGATGGGCTTTCTGGGCAATGGGCGGATCTTCGGCGTGCCGGTGCCGATCCTGATCCTTGCGGTGGTCTTCCTGCTCGGCGTCTATCTCTTCACCCAGACGCGCTTTGGCGTCTACATCCGCGCGCTTGGTGCAAGCCAGCGCTCGGCCCATGAAACCGGCCTGCCGGTGGATCGCGTCACGGTGCTGGCCTATGGCATCGGCGGCTTCCTGACGGGGATCGCGGCGCTCGTGCTGCTCGCGCGGGTGGGGGGGCTGCAATCGGGCATCGGCATCGGGATCGAGTTTACCGTGATCGCGGCGGTGATCCTTGGCGGCACCAAGCTGACGGGCGGCACGGGCACCGTGGCCGGATCGGTGATCGGCGCGGTGTTTCTGGTGCTGATCGACAACGGGCTGAACCTGATGAACGCCTCGCCCTACATCTACGACGCCGTGCGCGGCGCGGTGCTGCTGGCGGCGGTGGTGGTGGACAGGCTCTCGACCCACCGGCGGCACGTGACGCTGGAAAAGCGCAAGCGTGAGCGGCTGATGGCGGCGGCCTGAGCCGCGCTTGAAACGATCCTGACAGGTTTCGCGGAGCTGAAACAAAAGCGTCACGCGGCTGTCACCCTCTTCGGCGAATTGGGCGGTCATGCACCGCCCCGGTGCGCGCCCCGGCCCGAACCGGACCGGGCGCGGCACCGGGCCCAATTCGAACCGGAGAGACCTGATGAAATCCCTGTCCTTTGCCGCCGCCGCGGCCTTCGCGCTGGTGGCCAATGCTTCCACGGCCGAAACCGAAATCACCTTCTGGCACGCCATGGGCGGCGCCCTTGGAGAGACCGTCAACAAGATCGCCGAGGACTTCAACGCCTCGCAGGACGCCTACAAGATCACGCCCGTGTTCAAAGGCACCTACGAGGAAGCCCTGACCGCTGGCATCGCCGCTTTCCGCGCCGGTGAGCAGCCCAACATCCTGCAGGTGTTTGACGCCGGTGCCGCCACCGTGATCGGCGCCAAAGGCGCGACGATCCCGGTGCAGGATCTGCTGGTCGAGAACGGTGTCGCCTTCGATATCGAAGACTACATCTCGGGCGTGCGCTACTTCTACGCCGACGCCGAAGGCAAGATGGTCGGCATGCCGTTCAACTCTTCTTCGCCGATCATGTATTTCAACGTGCAGGCGCTGGAAGAAGCCGGTGTGAGCGCGCCGAAGACCTGGGAAGAATTTCAAACCGTCACCGCGCCCGCGCTGAAAGAGGCCGGCTACACCGCGCTGAGCCAATCCCACCTGCCGTGGATCTTCACCGAGAACTTCATGTCCCGCCACGATCTGCCGTTCGCCACGAACGACAACGGCTACACCGGCGGCGACGACACCCAGATCCTCGTGAACAACGACGCCATCAAAGCCCATTTCACCGCCGTGACCGAGTGGCAGGAAGAAGGCTACTTCGAATGGTTCGGCACCGGCTGGGGTGACAACCAGACCCCGTTCGAAGAAGGCAAGGTCGCGATCTGGCTGGGCTCCTCGGGCTCCTTCGGCGGGCTCTCCAAGAAGGATCTGGGCTTTGATTTCTCCGCCACCTACCTGCCCTATTGGGAGGCCGTGACGAGCGAGCCGAAACAGACGTTCATCGGCGGCGCGGCGCTCTTTGCCATGGCCGGCCATGGTGCCGAGGAAAACGCGGCCACCGCTGCTTTCTTCGAATACCTTACTAAGCCTGAAACCCAGTACTTCTGGCACCAGGACACCGGCTACGTGCCGATCACCGAAGCCGCCTACGAACTGGCCAAGGCCGACGGCCACTATGACCGCTTCCCGGCGGCCGAAGTGGGCATCCAGCAGCTGTCCCTGCCCGCCGGTGAGCACACCAAGGGCTACCGCATGGGCTTCTACGTGCAGATCCGCGACGTGATGAACCGGGAATACGGCCGCATCCTGACCGGCGAAACCACCGTGGAAGAGGCCTTCAAGGCCATCGAAGCCGAAGCCAACGCCCTGCTGGCCCGCTTCTCCAAGACCCAGAGCTAACCCGCTCCACCCTCACACGACTGGCGGCCGCACCCCCCTGCGGCCGCCCCTTTTTTCCGGGAGTCCCCATGAAACGCGCCGGTTTCACCACGCGCTGGCTGCCCATGCTGCTTTTGCTGCCGCAGCTCGCCATCATCACGATCTTCTTCTACTGGCCCGCCGCCCATGCGGTGCAGTCTTCTTTTTTCCTGCAGGATCCCTTCGGCTTCGGCGCGACCTTCGTGGGGTTCGACAATTACACCGATCTTGCCGCCAGCAGCGAATACCTGAAGATCGCGCGGTTTACCCTGCTTTTCACGCTTCTGGTGACATTCTTTTCCCTCGCGCTGGCGCTGCTGCTGGCGGTGAAGGCCGACAATGTGATCCGGGGCGCGAAAACCTACCGCACGCTTCTGATGTGGGTCTATGCCGTGGCCCCGCCGGTGGCCGGGTTCATCGGGCTGATCATGTTCAACCAGAGCTGGGGCCCCCTCACCGAGGCCGCCCGCGCGATTGGTTGGGATTTCAAACTGGGGGTGAATTTCACCGATACCGCCGCCGCGATGGTGCTTGTTTCGGTCTGGAAACAGGTGCCGGTGAACTTCATCTTCTTCCTCTCGGGGCTGCAATCCATCCCCAAGGCGGTGCGCGAGGCGGCGCTGATCGACAACGGCTCCGCCACCTCCCGTTTCTGGGGCGTGACCTTCCCGCTGCTCGCGCCGACAGGTTTTTTCCTGCTGATCGTCAACATCACCTATGCGCTGTTTGATACCTTCGGCATCGTCGACACGATGGTGAAGGGCGAGCCCGGCAACAACCCGATGACGCTGGTTTACAAGGTCTATGTGGACGGCTTCCGGGGCAATGATCTGGGCGGAAGCTCGGCGCAATCGGTGGTGCTGATGGTTCTGGTACTTGCGCTGACGGTGTTCCAGTTCCGCCTGATCGACCGCCGCATCCATTACACCTGAGGCAATACGCGATGACAGATGTTCTGCAACAGGCCCCCGCGATCCCCGCGCCGCGCCGCCGCGGCTTCCGCCTTGGCCGCGTGGTGGATCACGCGGTGCTGATCCTCGGCGCGCTCTTCATGCTGGTGCCGCTTCTGGTGGTGCTGCAAACCACCACCACCAGCGATCTGGACACGATCAAACACGGCCCCCAGCTGGTGATCGGCGATCAGATGGGCGCGAATTTCAAATCCGCCATGTTCAAGGCCTCGGGCTTTTCGGGCGAGAACACCGGCGTGTCGATGCTGGCGAACTCGCTGATCCTTGGCCTCGGCTTTGCCCTTGGCAAGATCCTGATCGGGATGATGGCGGCCTATGCGCTTGTCTATTTCCGGCTGCGCTTTGCCACCTTTGCCTTCTGGCTGATCTTCACCACGCTGCTGCTGCCGCTGGAGGTGCGCATCCTGCCCTCCTACGAGATCGCGCAGAAGCTGGGGCTGCTCAACAGCTACACCGGCCTGATCGTGCCGCTGATCGCCTCGGCCACGGCCACCTTCTTTTTCCGGCAGTTCTTCCGCTCGGTGCCCGAAGAGCTGGTGGAGGCCGCCCGGATCGACGGCGCGGGGCCGGTGAAATTCTTCATCGATATCCTGATCCCGCTGTCGCAGACGATGATCGCCGCCATGTTCATCATCATGTTCGTCTTCGGTTGGAACCAATACCTCTGGCCGACGATGATCACGACGGACGAGAGCATGTACACGCTGGTGCGCGGCATCAAGCAGCTC from Pseudoruegeria sp. SHC-113 includes these protein-coding regions:
- a CDS encoding extracellular solute-binding protein translates to MKSLSFAAAAAFALVANASTAETEITFWHAMGGALGETVNKIAEDFNASQDAYKITPVFKGTYEEALTAGIAAFRAGEQPNILQVFDAGAATVIGAKGATIPVQDLLVENGVAFDIEDYISGVRYFYADAEGKMVGMPFNSSSPIMYFNVQALEEAGVSAPKTWEEFQTVTAPALKEAGYTALSQSHLPWIFTENFMSRHDLPFATNDNGYTGGDDTQILVNNDAIKAHFTAVTEWQEEGYFEWFGTGWGDNQTPFEEGKVAIWLGSSGSFGGLSKKDLGFDFSATYLPYWEAVTSEPKQTFIGGAALFAMAGHGAEENAATAAFFEYLTKPETQYFWHQDTGYVPITEAAYELAKADGHYDRFPAAEVGIQQLSLPAGEHTKGYRMGFYVQIRDVMNREYGRILTGETTVEEAFKAIEAEANALLARFSKTQS
- a CDS encoding ABC transporter permease subunit, yielding MKRAGFTTRWLPMLLLLPQLAIITIFFYWPAAHAVQSSFFLQDPFGFGATFVGFDNYTDLAASSEYLKIARFTLLFTLLVTFFSLALALLLAVKADNVIRGAKTYRTLLMWVYAVAPPVAGFIGLIMFNQSWGPLTEAARAIGWDFKLGVNFTDTAAAMVLVSVWKQVPVNFIFFLSGLQSIPKAVREAALIDNGSATSRFWGVTFPLLAPTGFFLLIVNITYALFDTFGIVDTMVKGEPGNNPMTLVYKVYVDGFRGNDLGGSSAQSVVLMVLVLALTVFQFRLIDRRIHYT
- a CDS encoding ABC transporter permease produces the protein MSGQSRKNPLTRQKWMPILLATLGLAALLSVAAPAFLSFANMQSILVQASVTAIMAIGMTFVITTAGIDISVGAILFFTSALFAKLMLETGSYPLAFAAAMLCATLLGALNGLLIVRFRVSPLITTLATYSIYRGAAIHLTEAQNIPVPREMGFLGNGRIFGVPVPILILAVVFLLGVYLFTQTRFGVYIRALGASQRSAHETGLPVDRVTVLAYGIGGFLTGIAALVLLARVGGLQSGIGIGIEFTVIAAVILGGTKLTGGTGTVAGSVIGAVFLVLIDNGLNLMNASPYIYDAVRGAVLLAAVVVDRLSTHRRHVTLEKRKRERLMAAA
- a CDS encoding sugar ABC transporter ATP-binding protein, with protein sequence MLQSLPAAETPATTAPVLEVRHLSKAFAGKTVVDDVSFALHPGEAIALVGENGAGKSTTKNMLCGLLTPTKGEIRIAGTPVPPGEGARPGISAVHQELSLFGALSVAENICISDLPGRPARIDWRAAEAVAEEQLGILGIKIDPRALVETLGAGHQQVVEIAKALRHADRVLILDEPTTSLTALEREKLFAIVDMLKARGVAIIFISHFMEEIYRLCESFIVLRDGKQVGQGRLADVSRRQLEEMMVGRAMADATLDLGAHGAEEILRVEGLSSADFHDISFALRRGEILGISGLMGAGRTELAEAIFGLRPSGGAITVKGAPVPRATVAGMKARGMCYVPEDRRRNGLFLNRPVRENLSAAALKAFVKRKLGFGGERAVAEGIVETRGIAVPHVENPVGDLSGGNQQKVLIARWLAMAPDILILDEPTKGVDIGAKFDIHAAVAELARQGRGVLIVSSDLPELLHTTHRLLVMRKGRIAGSFQREDYDAVKIISLAASTGEAGEQT
- a CDS encoding ABC transporter permease subunit, with translation MTDVLQQAPAIPAPRRRGFRLGRVVDHAVLILGALFMLVPLLVVLQTTTTSDLDTIKHGPQLVIGDQMGANFKSAMFKASGFSGENTGVSMLANSLILGLGFALGKILIGMMAAYALVYFRLRFATFAFWLIFTTLLLPLEVRILPSYEIAQKLGLLNSYTGLIVPLIASATATFFFRQFFRSVPEELVEAARIDGAGPVKFFIDILIPLSQTMIAAMFIIMFVFGWNQYLWPTMITTDESMYTLVRGIKQLTQDLEGTNIPEYGRANMLALIAILPPVLVVIFFQSWFVKGLTDSDK